The following coding sequences lie in one Frigoribacterium sp. SL97 genomic window:
- a CDS encoding SDR family NAD(P)-dependent oxidoreductase, whose amino-acid sequence MTTPWTLNDIPRQDARVAVITGGSSGLGFETALALADHGAAVVLAVRDTTKGKEAASRIASHVPNAKVSVQNLDLGSLESVRAAATDLRSAHPRIDLLINNAGVMYTPQQKTADGFDLQFGVNHLGHFALTGLLLDHLLPVPGSRVVTVSSYGHRIRAAIYFDDLQWDRSYDRVAAYGQAKLANLMFTYELQRRLTAYGSTMAVAAHPGNASTELTQNLPALARIASAAVKPLLAQSAAGGALPTLRAATDPSVLGGQYYGPDRIRETRGHPQLVTSSAASYDLTTQRHLWSVSEELTGVTFPA is encoded by the coding sequence ATGACCACGCCATGGACTTTGAACGACATCCCACGCCAGGACGCGCGCGTCGCTGTGATCACCGGAGGCAGTAGTGGACTCGGCTTTGAGACCGCCCTCGCCCTCGCGGATCATGGCGCGGCCGTGGTGCTCGCTGTCCGCGACACCACCAAGGGCAAGGAGGCCGCGTCGAGAATCGCCTCCCATGTGCCCAATGCCAAAGTCTCCGTGCAGAACCTGGACCTGGGTTCACTGGAATCCGTGCGCGCAGCGGCCACAGATCTCAGGTCGGCGCACCCGCGGATTGACCTGCTGATCAACAACGCCGGCGTGATGTACACGCCTCAGCAGAAGACAGCCGACGGTTTCGACCTGCAGTTCGGCGTGAACCACCTCGGTCACTTCGCGCTGACCGGGCTGCTGCTCGATCACCTCCTGCCTGTGCCGGGCTCTCGAGTCGTGACGGTGAGCAGCTACGGTCACCGCATTCGCGCGGCTATCTACTTCGACGACCTGCAGTGGGACCGCAGCTACGACCGGGTTGCCGCCTATGGCCAGGCCAAGCTGGCCAACTTGATGTTCACCTACGAGCTGCAGCGCCGCCTCACGGCGTACGGCAGCACTATGGCCGTCGCCGCGCACCCAGGCAACGCTTCCACCGAGTTGACCCAGAACTTGCCTGCTCTCGCGCGGATCGCGTCGGCCGCCGTCAAGCCTTTGCTTGCCCAAAGCGCTGCTGGAGGCGCACTCCCCACACTGCGTGCCGCAACTGATCCAAGCGTGCTCGGCGGCCAGTACTACGGCCCCGACCGCATACGCGAGACCCGAGGACACCCGCAGTTGGTTACATCCAGCGCCGCCTCATACGACCTGACGACACAGCGCCACCTGTGGTCCGTGTCCGAGGAACTCACCGGCGTTACCTTTCCCGCATAA
- a CDS encoding recombinase family protein, producing the protein MLIGYARASTSGQDLAAQRDGLAALGVDDQHVHVDHGLSGTTRARPGLREALAACRAGDVLVVTKLDRLARSLRDATDIADELTKKGVALNLGGAVYDPTDPVGRLLFNVLGMVAEFEADLIRARTREGMAIAKAAGKLRGRKPKLTASQEKHLVQLHRTGEHTTSEIAELFGVARSTVYRAVQRGEQA; encoded by the coding sequence ATGCTCATCGGATACGCCCGCGCCTCCACCTCGGGACAAGATCTCGCAGCACAACGCGACGGTCTTGCAGCACTTGGTGTTGACGATCAACACGTCCATGTTGACCACGGGCTGTCCGGCACGACTCGAGCACGGCCCGGCCTCCGCGAGGCGCTGGCTGCGTGCCGCGCGGGTGACGTCCTGGTCGTCACGAAGCTCGACCGTCTCGCCCGCTCTCTTCGGGACGCGACGGACATCGCGGACGAGCTGACGAAGAAGGGCGTTGCCCTGAATCTCGGGGGAGCGGTCTACGACCCCACCGACCCCGTGGGCCGGCTCCTGTTCAACGTCCTCGGCATGGTGGCCGAGTTCGAAGCCGACCTCATCCGGGCCCGCACCCGCGAAGGCATGGCCATCGCCAAGGCCGCCGGCAAGCTCCGCGGTCGCAAGCCCAAGCTCACCGCCTCGCAGGAGAAGCACCTCGTGCAGCTGCACCGCACCGGGGAGCACACGACTAGCGAGATTGCTGAGCTCTTCGGCGTCGCTCGCTCAACGGTCTACCGGGCCGTCCAGCGCGGGGAACAAGCGTGA
- a CDS encoding TetR family transcriptional regulator: MSESTPIPVRERARRAMQTELAMLAQDLFAVRGYEQTTIDDLVSAAGISRRTFFRYFTSKEDVMLGKYDAWSQMLAQALGARPVDEPVWESLRRAFDVVVEHFEDETLAERALAIEKIIHDNPALSAGELERISRVQGDLAEIVRMRLGRLAVTDPRPTVIAGAALTCVIAAKDVWITTDRGRSFGRLLDEAMGAIKPV, encoded by the coding sequence GTGAGCGAGTCCACTCCTATCCCGGTGCGTGAAAGAGCTCGACGAGCCATGCAAACCGAGTTGGCGATGCTGGCCCAGGATCTGTTCGCGGTTAGGGGATACGAGCAGACAACAATCGATGACCTGGTCTCGGCTGCCGGCATCTCCAGGCGAACGTTCTTTCGCTACTTCACCTCGAAAGAGGACGTCATGCTGGGCAAGTACGACGCGTGGTCGCAGATGCTCGCCCAGGCACTCGGTGCACGGCCCGTCGACGAGCCGGTGTGGGAATCGCTACGGCGGGCATTCGACGTCGTCGTCGAGCACTTCGAGGACGAGACACTCGCTGAACGCGCCCTCGCGATCGAAAAGATCATCCATGACAACCCGGCTCTGAGTGCGGGCGAGCTCGAGCGTATCTCGCGGGTCCAGGGCGATCTCGCCGAAATCGTACGGATGCGCCTGGGCCGTTTAGCGGTCACCGACCCGCGCCCGACGGTGATCGCCGGCGCGGCCCTGACCTGCGTGATCGCCGCGAAGGATGTATGGATCACCACGGACCGTGGCCGATCCTTTGGAAGGCTGCTCGACGAGGCCATGGGCGCAATTAAACCCGTCTGA
- a CDS encoding MFS transporter — protein MCALGSFTTIIGMTLILPILPLYVRDLGVGDPAAVTLWSGIAYAATFLTAALTAPLWGYLGDHFGRKPMLIRASLVMAIAMSLIGVAQDVTQLVLLRLLVGLLGGYASGPTILVAAQTPKGRSAWALGTLSSAIMAGTIAGPLIGGTLAQTIGIQGRSSQPANQHARLAVEWAGQGFGVALDCVGTANLGPHRESQLAGNSLVLPRMGEIRRV, from the coding sequence GTGTGCGCGCTTGGCTCGTTCACGACGATCATTGGCATGACCCTGATTCTGCCGATCCTTCCTCTCTACGTCCGAGACCTTGGCGTTGGGGATCCGGCCGCGGTAACTCTCTGGTCCGGCATCGCCTACGCCGCGACGTTTCTGACCGCGGCCTTGACAGCACCGCTGTGGGGTTATCTCGGGGACCACTTCGGCCGGAAACCGATGCTGATCCGCGCGAGCCTCGTCATGGCGATCGCGATGTCGCTCATCGGGGTCGCCCAAGACGTCACTCAACTCGTACTGCTGCGGCTGCTGGTCGGCCTCCTCGGCGGCTACGCCTCCGGACCAACCATCCTCGTCGCCGCTCAGACCCCTAAAGGCCGCTCCGCTTGGGCGCTGGGCACCCTCTCCTCCGCCATCATGGCCGGCACCATCGCAGGGCCTCTGATCGGTGGAACCCTCGCGCAGACAATTGGCATTCAAGGGCGTTCCTCGCAACCGGCAAACCAACACGCTCGGCTCGCAGTCGAGTGGGCGGGACAGGGTTTTGGTGTGGCGCTTGATTGCGTGGGTACGGCGAATCTCGGCCCTCATCGCGAGAGCCAGCTCGCTGGGAACTCACTAGTCCTGCCCCGTATGGGTGAGATCAGACGGGTTTAA